A genomic segment from Clostridium pasteurianum BC1 encodes:
- a CDS encoding FAD-dependent oxidoreductase: MKVIIIGGGWSGCAAAITAKRAGAEVSLYERTDLLLGLGNVGGIMRNNGRYTAAEELINLGAGDLIHITDNNTTHKNVDFPGHEHAWFYDVNKIEPEVKSHLVSLGIDVKTLSRVVNIKKEKNKITGIKLENGGIVDGDVFIDATGSTGGMNNCFKHGNGCVMCILRCPTFGSRVSISSLAGAKDIVSERDDGSFGAFSGSCEISKDSLSKEIADQLDDKGIVIFKIPEEDVNLEKLKLKVCQQYALEKFAENLILLDTGHIKIMTPFYPLDKLRKIKGLDKVRFIDPYSGGRGNSVRYLAAAPRTNDLKVVGIDNLFCAGEKSGFFVGHTEAICTGSLAGHNAVRYLANLEPIILPNSTATGDLISYANYRLKAKDGKKIKYTFSGAEYFNRMKRVGLYSIDNKEIKNRIENLGLTGLYGKKLI; encoded by the coding sequence TTGAAGGTTATAATAATTGGAGGTGGCTGGTCTGGCTGTGCGGCAGCTATTACAGCTAAAAGAGCAGGAGCTGAAGTAAGTTTATATGAAAGAACTGATTTATTACTTGGTCTTGGAAATGTAGGCGGCATAATGAGAAACAATGGAAGGTACACTGCTGCAGAAGAACTTATAAATCTTGGTGCCGGAGATTTAATTCACATAACAGATAATAATACTACACATAAAAATGTAGATTTTCCCGGTCATGAACATGCCTGGTTCTACGATGTCAATAAAATTGAACCCGAGGTAAAAAGTCATCTAGTCTCTTTAGGAATAGATGTAAAAACATTATCTAGAGTAGTAAACATAAAAAAAGAAAAAAATAAAATTACAGGTATAAAGCTTGAAAATGGAGGTATTGTAGATGGAGATGTATTTATAGACGCCACCGGTTCTACTGGTGGAATGAATAACTGCTTTAAACATGGCAATGGATGTGTAATGTGCATTTTAAGATGCCCTACCTTTGGATCAAGGGTAAGTATCAGTTCCCTTGCAGGTGCAAAGGATATAGTATCTGAAAGAGATGATGGTAGTTTTGGAGCTTTTAGTGGTTCTTGTGAAATATCAAAAGATAGTCTATCTAAAGAAATAGCAGATCAGTTAGATGATAAGGGTATAGTTATTTTCAAAATTCCTGAGGAAGATGTAAATCTTGAGAAATTAAAACTTAAAGTTTGTCAGCAATACGCCCTTGAAAAATTCGCCGAAAATTTAATTCTATTAGATACAGGGCATATAAAAATTATGACACCCTTTTACCCACTGGATAAATTACGAAAAATTAAGGGATTAGACAAAGTTAGATTTATTGATCCCTATTCCGGCGGTAGAGGTAATTCTGTTAGATACCTGGCAGCCGCTCCAAGAACTAATGATCTTAAAGTTGTTGGTATAGACAATTTATTTTGTGCTGGGGAGAAGTCAGGATTTTTTGTAGGACATACTGAAGCCATCTGTACCGGCTCTCTTGCTGGTCACAATGCCGTACGATATTTAGCTAATTTAGAGCCCATAATATTGCCCAATTCCACTGCCACAGGAGATTTAATTTCCTATGCAAATTATAGATTAAAAGCAAAAGATGGCAAAAAGATTAAATACACTTTTTCTGGAGCTGAATATTTTAATAGAATGAAAAGAGTAGGTCTTTATTCTATTGACAATAAGGAAATTAAGAATAGGATAGAAAATTTAGGACTTACAGGACTTTATGGGAAAAAGTTAATATAG